Proteins co-encoded in one Atribacterota bacterium genomic window:
- a CDS encoding 6-phosphofructokinase: MRNAVIAQSGGPTSVINNTVKGAIDVLMESNKVDSILGAKMGILGVLNEELIDISAQDKHQIELLSQTPSAGTLGSCRYKIKNEEDLNRIVEVFKAHNIGYFFYCGGNDSMDTANKVSIAAREQGLDLIAVGMPKTIDNDVGGILQSDGTFAICDHDPGYGSVVRNLAINILEANEENQASYTSDPVLVITVMGRKIGFIPAAARLADPKRDMPLKIFLPEALSKDDGKSNLEFITKSVNKQLEEFGRCIVVIGEGVNLGDLSILQDSFGHAQFSASGSTVGKLLINHLNGQDRKDKDGRS, translated from the coding sequence ATGCGAAATGCTGTTATAGCCCAATCTGGTGGGCCTACTTCAGTAATAAATAATACTGTTAAGGGTGCCATAGATGTACTAATGGAATCAAACAAAGTAGATAGTATATTAGGCGCCAAAATGGGAATTTTAGGTGTATTAAATGAAGAACTAATCGATATTTCAGCTCAGGACAAACATCAAATAGAATTGCTTTCACAAACACCTTCTGCAGGCACATTGGGCAGTTGCCGTTATAAGATAAAGAATGAAGAAGATTTAAATAGAATAGTTGAAGTTTTCAAAGCACACAATATAGGTTATTTTTTCTATTGCGGTGGTAATGATTCCATGGATACTGCTAACAAGGTTAGTATTGCTGCTAGGGAACAGGGGTTGGATTTAATAGCCGTAGGTATGCCCAAGACTATAGATAATGATGTTGGTGGCATCTTACAGTCTGATGGAACTTTTGCAATATGTGACCATGACCCGGGATATGGAAGTGTAGTCAGGAATCTAGCTATCAATATCCTGGAGGCTAATGAAGAAAATCAAGCCAGCTATACCAGTGACCCGGTTTTAGTTATTACGGTTATGGGTAGGAAAATTGGATTTATTCCTGCTGCAGCTCGTTTGGCAGATCCAAAAAGAGATATGCCCCTTAAGATATTTCTACCGGAGGCTCTTTCTAAAGATGATGGTAAGTCTAATTTAGAATTTATAACCAAAAGTGTAAATAAACAATTAGAGGAATTTGGACGCTGTATCGTGGTTATAGGCGAAGGAGTCAATTTGGGAGACCTGTCGATATTACAAGACAGTTTTGGCCATGCCCAGTTCAGCGCCAGTGGTTCAACAGTGGGAAAATTACTAATCAATCATCTTAACGGCCAGGACAGAAAAGATAAAGATGGAAGATCTG